The genome window TTCCGAAGAACGGTAAATCGGCCAAACGTGTTTGTGGTGACCTCGGTGGTCCATTTTACTTCATTCTGACCATTTTGGGCCGTAACATCCAGCCCAATTGTACAGGCAGGCTCCGATTCCTGCCGCCCGCACGAACCGCTAACGACAACCCGAAAACAGGTCGGATGATTGCCAATATTTGTCACGGGAATCGTGCCATTCCCAACCCGGGAGAAGGTGGTTGAGGCCCAGTTGCCCGAAGCATCCCGTTGTTCAAGTACGGCGGTCTGGCCCGCTGGCACATTATCAATCTGTAGTGTAGCAGTTTTATTGGCCTCCGTACTACTTAACTTGGCAATAACCGGTTTTGGAAGCGAACCGTTGGGCGTCCGGGTTTCCGACCGAATCTGTCCGCCGCAAAAGATCTGATTACCATCCAGATAAACGCCCTGTACGGTGACTGTCCGCGTCGAATTATTGGCAAATGTATGACTCTGGCTCAGGGTATTTTTAGTTATTCGTTCCGCCGGAGAGCCATCTCCCCAGTTGATCAAATACCCATCATATTGCTGGCTGATCGCATCATTGGTAATCGTTAAGGTCAGTTGCCGGTCGGCACACCCATTTAGCGCCGTGTTCAAAGGTCGCGTATCCAGCACTTCTACCTCATCGCAAAATACGGTTCCGGTAGCTGACCCGTTCCCACTGGCTAGCTGAAGAATTTTGTAACGCCCTGGTTTTGTAAATGCATACTTCCGATTGGCCGTTTGCTGCTGCAATAAAGGAGCCGAGAAAGGATCACCTGTTTGGTATTCATAAATGTATTTATCGCCGGACAGCGTTGCTGGTACTGACGCGATTTCTACTGTAAACGGCGCACAGCCTCGTTTGGCCCGGAGCGTAAAACCGCCTACTCCTGCATTCGCAGGCTTCCCGCTGCCGCACCAATCTTGCGACCAGGCCTCAACCGGCAATAAATAAAGGACACTTATAGCCAAAAACCACCCGATACACAGAAACCGTCCGGGTGACCACTTTGTCAATGTAATCACGGAGGAGTAAAATTTTTCGTTAGCTAACAATTTTGGGAGGTTGGTTAAAAAACGTATAAACTTCTCTTTTAGCGTCCGGCGAAACGTATCTTTGCCGAAAGGTGTTTGACAAATATGTAATCAGTCAATTACGCCCCCGTTTTTTAATTGAACCAATGGAGAGTAACCCCACAAATATAAAGACACAACATAGTGATAGTGGTCACATGTATTCTGCGAATGTAGCGGTTGAACCTGTTCGTTTAGACCGGATTGAAGACGCTATTCAGGACATTCGGGACGGCAAAATTATCATCGTAGTTGACGATGAAGATCGTGAAAACGAGGGTGATATGATTTGCGCTGCCGAAAAAATCACGCCCGAGATGGTTAACTTCATGACGAAGGAAGGCCGGGGCCTTATGTGTGCTCCTCTTACCAACGAGCGTTGCCAGGAATTAGGTCTGGAAATGATGGTTGGCAACAATACGTCTGTTCATACGACTCCTTTTACGGTTTCCGTTGATTTGCTTGGCAACGGATGCACCACCGGAATTTCTGCCAGCGACCGCGCTAAAACCATCCGCGCTTTGGTTGATCCGGAAACCAAACCTGAAGACCTGGGCCGTCCCGGTCACATCTTCCCACTCCGTGCGGTGGAGGGTGGCGTTTTGCGTCGCACCGGGCATACTGAAGCTGCCGTTGATTTTGCCAAACTGGCCGGTCTGTCACCAGCGGGCGTCCTGATTGAAATCCTTCACGAAGATGGCACGATGGCCCGGTTACCCCAACTCCGTGAGCTTGCCGATAAGTTTGGAATGAAACTGGTCAGCATTCAGGATTTGATTGAATACCGGCTTAAGCAGGAATCACTTATTCGTCGCGAAATCGGGGTGGATATGCCCACTGAACGGGGTCACTTCGAACTCATCGCTTATAAATCGCTCACTACCGACGACACGCACCTGGCCTTGATCAAAGGCACATGGGAAAAGAACGAGCCTGTTCTGGTTCGTGTGCACTCTTCCTGCGTTACGGGCGACATCTTCGGCTCTTGCCGTTGCGATTGTGGGGGCCAGTTGCACGCCGCCATGGATTTAGTGGAAAAAGAAGGAAAAGGGGTTGTCCTTTACATGAATCAGGAAGGCCGGGGGATTGGTCTGCTGAACAAGCTGAGAGCCTATAAATTACAGGAAGCAGGACTGGATACGGTGGAAGCCAATCTGGAACTGGGCTTTAAAATGGATGAGCGGGATTATGGCGTTGGGGCTCAAATTCTGCGCGATTTGGGCATTCACAAGATAAGACTCATCTCAAACAACCCGAAAAAACGGGCCGGATTGATGGGCTACGGCCTTGAAATTATCGAAACCGTGCCTCTTCAGATCCAGTCGAATCCGTATAACGAGCGCTATTTGCAGACCAAACGAGATAAAATGGGCCATGCCCTAACCCATCTGGGCGATAAATCACTGAATCCGTAATCGTTCTGAAGCTTATTTTAATAGTACAAAGGATAGCCTGAGGCTATCCTTTTTTTTTGAGGCCACGCAACCCTTTCTTTCGCTCCTTCGTATTGGTCAAGAATCGATTCAACAGTTTATCAATTTCTCACTCATGGCTCTTTTATCTTCATGAAACCCTATTTGGTATCCTTACGGATCGTCTTCCTGGCGAGTATATTTCTTTTTCAATCCTGCAGCAAGGACGAGGAGACTCAGCCCGCAGCCTCAGGTATCTCAATCAATAATACATCCTTAGGCAACGTCCTAACCGACGAGACAGGCCGAACACTGTACTTTTTCGCCAATGATGTCGACGGCGCTTCGACGTGCAAGGGAAACTGCCTCACCAACTGGCCCGTTTTTTACCGGGAAAATCCGTCTCTGGGTACCGGTTTAAACGCCAGCGATTTCGGTACCATCACGAATGCTGACGGCAGTAAACAAACCACCTATAAAACCTGGCCACTCTATTATTACGCCAAAGATGCTAAAGCTGGTGATGTAAGTGGCGAAAATGTGGGCAACATCTGGTTTGTCGCTAAGCCCGATTATTCCATTATGTTGTCAAATGCGCAGTTGAAGGGGCATGATGGAAAGTCATACACCAGCAAGTACGTCGAAGGAACCGAATCAACGATCTTCTTTGTGGACGCGCAGGGACGAACCCTATACGGTTTTAGAAACGACAAGAACAAAAAGAATAATTTCACCAAAGCTGATTTCAGTAACAACAGCGTCTGGCCTATTTTTGAAACAACCCTGGGTTCTGTACCTTCGGTATTGGATAAAACCCTGTTCAGTACCATTTCAGTAGCTGGGCGAAACCAACTGACTTACAACGGCTGGCCACTTTATTATTTCGGTCAGGACAACAACCAGCGAGGTGTGACCAAAGGGGTTAGCTTTCCTTCGCCGGGCGTTTGGCCCATCATTCAGAAAGAAACGCCCGTAGCGCCGCAGTAAACCTATTTTTTGGGTTTACTAATTTCTGACGCAACGCTTTTTGCGCATTTATCGTATAGGTACAAAATCCCGCAGGATGACGCCCAAAACCGAAGACATCACTGTTTTGCTTCAGGAATGTCTGAATGGCAACCGTAAAAGCCAGGAACGACTCTATCGGGAGTTCTACGGCTATGCGATGGGCATTTGCATGCGGTATTCATCCAATCGCGAAGATGCCGTCGAAATACTGAACGATAGCTTTCTGAAGGTTTTTACGCGCGCTCACCAATACCGGACCGAAGTGCCATTCAAGCTATGGCTGCGCCGGATTCTGATCAATGCCGCGCTTGATTACCACCGCATCCATCAGAAGCATCGTTTTCATGAAGATATTGGCCGGGCCGAACAGCTGCCTACAGTGGAGGCGAACGCACTGGAACAGATCACTCATAGCGAACTGCTTGATTTGATCAGGCAGCTGTCGCCGGCCTATCGTTTGGTTTTTAATTTATACGTCATAGACGGCTTTACCCATGAAGAAATTGCCGGACAATTGCAGATTTCGGCGGGAACCTCGAAATCCAATCTG of Tellurirhabdus bombi contains these proteins:
- a CDS encoding RNA polymerase sigma factor, encoding MTPKTEDITVLLQECLNGNRKSQERLYREFYGYAMGICMRYSSNREDAVEILNDSFLKVFTRAHQYRTEVPFKLWLRRILINAALDYHRIHQKHRFHEDIGRAEQLPTVEANALEQITHSELLDLIRQLSPAYRLVFNLYVIDGFTHEEIAGQLQISAGTSKSNLARAREQLRILLTRRNHVECGRTTR
- a CDS encoding bifunctional 3,4-dihydroxy-2-butanone-4-phosphate synthase/GTP cyclohydrolase II, with amino-acid sequence MYSANVAVEPVRLDRIEDAIQDIRDGKIIIVVDDEDRENEGDMICAAEKITPEMVNFMTKEGRGLMCAPLTNERCQELGLEMMVGNNTSVHTTPFTVSVDLLGNGCTTGISASDRAKTIRALVDPETKPEDLGRPGHIFPLRAVEGGVLRRTGHTEAAVDFAKLAGLSPAGVLIEILHEDGTMARLPQLRELADKFGMKLVSIQDLIEYRLKQESLIRREIGVDMPTERGHFELIAYKSLTTDDTHLALIKGTWEKNEPVLVRVHSSCVTGDIFGSCRCDCGGQLHAAMDLVEKEGKGVVLYMNQEGRGIGLLNKLRAYKLQEAGLDTVEANLELGFKMDERDYGVGAQILRDLGIHKIRLISNNPKKRAGLMGYGLEIIETVPLQIQSNPYNERYLQTKRDKMGHALTHLGDKSLNP
- a CDS encoding T9SS type B sorting domain-containing protein, whose product is MITLTKWSPGRFLCIGWFLAISVLYLLPVEAWSQDWCGSGKPANAGVGGFTLRAKRGCAPFTVEIASVPATLSGDKYIYEYQTGDPFSAPLLQQQTANRKYAFTKPGRYKILQLASGNGSATGTVFCDEVEVLDTRPLNTALNGCADRQLTLTITNDAISQQYDGYLINWGDGSPAERITKNTLSQSHTFANNSTRTVTVQGVYLDGNQIFCGGQIRSETRTPNGSLPKPVIAKLSSTEANKTATLQIDNVPAGQTAVLEQRDASGNWASTTFSRVGNGTIPVTNIGNHPTCFRVVVSGSCGRQESEPACTIGLDVTAQNGQNEVKWTTEVTTNTFGRFTVLRNNTTLSTSTTASARTENDKQNLQCGQQYCYKVTAQLNSGATTVESDSKCVTAQSGEQPLPFTKVQVSVNTAGRIDLLAVLDPAAQATPNYKMLIYRQDSPGGAFNPVAEEAARNVHQDGGVDTRKQSYCYQVGYQSACGATSTLTAPVCSIHLKSDSPAAINWTPESPFFGETVAQYRLEKLDETNTVVDEVDLVANTTYQPNLSDPDIQRFNFRVKAVSANGAVSYSNFRSFTAAARLFVPDAFTPNGDGLNDAFTIKGSTFFESIRLSVYNRWGEVMFTTDQREGWDGTINGQIAPAGHYSYRIEAVDQAGQKLIKSGRVMLMR